The Lycium ferocissimum isolate CSIRO_LF1 chromosome 10, AGI_CSIRO_Lferr_CH_V1, whole genome shotgun sequence genome window below encodes:
- the LOC132034371 gene encoding uncharacterized protein LOC132034371, producing MADSNFVDREKQKQADNDIKDMISSLTKRLAGLQRVHNQNVQGDDEDDHGTRIITLAGTNVGASMRGEMDEKNGIDGVSPGENEALKTYVNSNFQSINNSIMLGGSYSTNDPGVHLEVSDYVDNEQVPTPQGKGSKREEN from the coding sequence ATGGCTGACTCAAATTTTGTTGATAGGGAGAAGCAAAAGCAAGCAGACAATGATATCAAGGACATGATTTCTTCTCTAACGAAACGTCTAGCTGGCCTCCAACGCGTGCACAACCAGAATGTTCAAggtgatgatgaagatgatcatGGCACCAGAATCATCACTCTAGCTGGAACCAATGTAGGGGCCAGCATGCGCGGTGAGATGGACGAGAAAAATGGGATCGACGGTGTTTCACCAGGGGAAAATGAGGCCTTGAAAACATATGTGAACAGCAATTTCCAGtccatcaacaattccatcatgTTGGGTGGTAGCTATTCTACTAATGACCCTGGTGTTCATTTGGAAGTCTCTGATTATGTGGATAATGAACAAGTCCCAACACCACAAGGAAAGGGAAGCAAGAGAGAAGAAAACTGA
- the LOC132034370 gene encoding WAT1-related protein At4g01440-like isoform X1, which yields MGSYVEWYPIFIMLAIDFAFAISNILLKKIILDGMNHLVFITYRQSISTIFLAPVAFFVEKNTRPKLTSQILCNLFLSAIVGASLTQYLFLLGIEYTSATFACAFVNMVTVITFLMALPFGLETINIKHGSGIAKAIGTLICVGGAFILTFYKGIPLIHFSEQQSVSPSSEGAISSSKIKERWIFGSLALFAGTLLWSSWFLLQSFIGKKYPCKYSSTVIMTFFSAIQAAILTLSIDRRPSIWIPKEKIDMLSIIYAGLIGSGMCFVGMSWCVKKRGPVFTAAFSPLVQVMAALFDVPILHEQLHLGSVIGSAIVIAGLYFLLWGKNREMQKVVHETEEKKEKELPFKDLETNSESRIP from the exons ATGGGGAGCTATGTGGAATGGTACCCTATTTTTATTATGTTGGCAATCGATTTTGCTTTTGCCATTAGtaacatacttctcaagaaGATTATACTGGATGGGATGAACCATTTGGTCTTCATAACTTATCGGCAGTCCATTTCAACCATTTTTTTAGCCCCAGTTGCCTTCTTTGTGGAAAA GAACACCAGACCAAAACTCACCTCTCAAATCTTGTGTAACCTTTTCTTGAGTGCCATTGTTGG GGCATCTCTTACACAATACTTATTCCTTCTTGGCATAGAATACACGTCCGCAACTTTCGCATGTGCCTTTGTCAACATGGTTACTGTGATCACATTCCTCATGGCATTACCTTTTGG GTTAGAGACTATCAACATTAAACATGGAAGTGGAATAGCCAAAGCGATTGGTACACTAATATGCGTTGGAGGTGCCTTCATACTGACTTTTTACAAAGGCATCCCTTTGATACATTTTTCAGAGCAACAATCTGTATCTCCATCCTCGGAAGGAGCCATTAGTTCCtcaaaaataaaggaaagatgGATCTTTGGTTCTCTGGCCTTGTTTGCTGGGACGCTTTTGTGGTCTTCGTGGTTCCTTCTCCAATCGTTTATTGGAAAGAAATATCCATGCAAGTACTCTAGCACTGTTATTATGACCTTCTTTAGCGCCATACAAGCGGCTATCTTGACTTTGTCCATTGACAGAAGACCATCCATTTGGATTCCAAAGGAAAAGATAGATATGCTGAGTATCATCTATGCT GGATTAATAGGTTCCGGAATGTGTTTTGTGGGAATGTCATGGTGTGTCAAGAAGAGGGGTCCAGTCTTCACTGCAGCATTCAGTCCTCTTGTCCAAGTTATGGCAGCCTTGTTCGATGTTCCCATTCTGCACGAACAACTCCATCTCGGAAG TGTAATTGGATCGGCTATTGTAATTGCTGGTTTATACTTTCTGCTTTGGGGCAAGAACAGAGAAATGCAAAAAGTTGTCCATGAAActgaagagaaaaaagagaaggagctACCCTTCAAAGATTTAGAAACCAATTCTGAATCCAGGATCCCTTGA
- the LOC132034370 gene encoding WAT1-related protein At4g01440-like isoform X2, giving the protein MGSYVEWYPIFIMLAIDFAFAISNILLKKIILDGMNHLVFITYRQSISTIFLAPVAFFVEKNTRPKLTSQILCNLFLSAIVGASLTQYLFLLGIEYTSATFACAFVNMVTVITFLMALPFGLETINIKHGSGIAKAIGTLICVGGAFILTFYKGIPLIHFSEQQSVSPSSEGAISSSKIKERWIFGSLALFAGTLLWSSWFLLQSFIGKKYPCKYSSTVIMTFFSAIQAAILTLSIDRRPSIWIPKEKIDMLSIIYASGINRFRNVFCGNVMVCQEEGSSLHCSIQSSCPSYGSLVRCSHSARTTPSRKCNWIGYCNCWFILSALGQEQRNAKSCP; this is encoded by the exons ATGGGGAGCTATGTGGAATGGTACCCTATTTTTATTATGTTGGCAATCGATTTTGCTTTTGCCATTAGtaacatacttctcaagaaGATTATACTGGATGGGATGAACCATTTGGTCTTCATAACTTATCGGCAGTCCATTTCAACCATTTTTTTAGCCCCAGTTGCCTTCTTTGTGGAAAA GAACACCAGACCAAAACTCACCTCTCAAATCTTGTGTAACCTTTTCTTGAGTGCCATTGTTGG GGCATCTCTTACACAATACTTATTCCTTCTTGGCATAGAATACACGTCCGCAACTTTCGCATGTGCCTTTGTCAACATGGTTACTGTGATCACATTCCTCATGGCATTACCTTTTGG GTTAGAGACTATCAACATTAAACATGGAAGTGGAATAGCCAAAGCGATTGGTACACTAATATGCGTTGGAGGTGCCTTCATACTGACTTTTTACAAAGGCATCCCTTTGATACATTTTTCAGAGCAACAATCTGTATCTCCATCCTCGGAAGGAGCCATTAGTTCCtcaaaaataaaggaaagatgGATCTTTGGTTCTCTGGCCTTGTTTGCTGGGACGCTTTTGTGGTCTTCGTGGTTCCTTCTCCAATCGTTTATTGGAAAGAAATATCCATGCAAGTACTCTAGCACTGTTATTATGACCTTCTTTAGCGCCATACAAGCGGCTATCTTGACTTTGTCCATTGACAGAAGACCATCCATTTGGATTCCAAAGGAAAAGATAGATATGCTGAGTATCATCTATGCT TCAGGGATTAATAGGTTCCGGAATGTGTTTTGTGGGAATGTCATGGTGTGTCAAGAAGAGGGGTCCAGTCTTCACTGCAGCATTCAGTCCTCTTGTCCAAGTTATGGCAGCCTTGTTCGATGTTCCCATTCTGCACGAACAACTCCATCTCGGAAG TGTAATTGGATCGGCTATTGTAATTGCTGGTTTATACTTTCTGCTTTGGGGCAAGAACAGAGAAATGCAAAAAGTTGTCCATGA
- the LOC132034372 gene encoding small ribosomal subunit protein eS21y: protein MQNDEGQNMDLYIPRKCSATNRLITSKDHASVQLNVGHLDDRGVYTGSFTTFALCGFIRAQGDADSAMDRLWQKKKVEARQE, encoded by the exons ATGCAGAACGATGAAGGACAAAACATGGATCTTTACATCCCAAGGAAATG TTCTGCTACTAATAGGCTGATCACTTCAAAGGATCATGCTTCAGTTCAACTTAATGTTGGGCATTTGGATGATAGGGGCGTCTACACGGGCAGTTTCACAACTTTTGCTCTCTGTGGTTTCATCCGTGCTCAG GGTGATGCTGACAGCGCAATGGATCGCCTCTGGCAGAAGAAGAAAGTTGAAGCTAGACAAGAGTAG